A single genomic interval of Gossypium raimondii isolate GPD5lz chromosome 11, ASM2569854v1, whole genome shotgun sequence harbors:
- the LOC105804684 gene encoding pathogenesis-related protein PR-4, whose amino-acid sequence MDKAKFVMLFLVSLVGATMGEQCGRQAGGALCPNNLCCSQYGWCGNTDDYCSPAKNCQSNCRSGPPPPTGEGATVRSTYHFYNPEQNGWDLMAVSAYCSTWDANKPYSWRSKYGWTAFCGPVGPSFPAACGRCLRVRNTRTGAQEIVRIVDRCSNGGLDLDVGVFNRLDTDGVGHAQGHLTIRYDFVDCGNGFNPLLASVIDS is encoded by the coding sequence atggaTAAAGCTAAGTTTGTGATGCTGTTTTTGGTTAGCTTAGTAGGAGCAACAATGGGCGAGCAATGCGGTCGGCAAGCTGGTGGGGCCTTATGCCCTAACAACTTATGTTGCAGTCAATATGGATGGTGTGGGAACACCGATGATTACTGTTCACCGGCAAAAAATTGCCAGAGCAATTGCAGAAGTGGCCCTCCTCCCCCTACAGGAGAAGGAGCGACTGTGAGATCTACTTACCATTTCTATAATCCAGAGCAAAATGGATGGGATTTGATGGCAGTGAGTGCCTATTGCTCTACATGGGATGCTAACAAGCCATATTCATGGAGGAGTAAGTATGGTTGGACTGCCTTTTGTGGCCCCGTTGGTCCTTCTTTCCCGGCTGCTTGTGGGAGGTGCTTGAGGGTAAGAAACACAAGGACTGGAGCTCAAGAAATAGTGAGGATTGTAGACAGATGCAGCAATGGAGGGTTAGATTTGGATGTGGGAGTTTTCAACCGATTGGACACTGATGGAGTAGGTCATGCTCAAGGCCACCTTACTATTAGATATGATTTTGTTGATTGCGGCAATGGCTTCAATCCTTTACTTGCTTCAGTTATTGATAgttag